The Methanothermobacter sp. CaT2 DNA window ATTCCGCTGTCTGTGATGATGTAAAGGTTTTCGATTGCCTGGTAACTGCCTATGGTCGTGTTGGTCTCTGAGACTCTCCTGTAACTTGAATTTGTGAAAAGGGCTTCATAATTCGCCCTGTACATGTCGTAAAGGTTCCCCTTGAGGTCCTTTGACTGGATAACCACAGAGACCTGGGCAAGACCTGAGGAATCAACGGATGATGGGTCTCCAACCGCTGCAACTGTGTCATTGGCAAGTGAATTCGCTGTTACCCAGTCTGATGGATACTCAAATGAAACATTATTCCCTGTAAACGTTTTTGTCTGGTTTTCAGAGCCTGCATCCTCTGATGTGCAGCCGGATACAGACACAACCAGGACCATGAAAAGGATTAACATGTACCTCTTCATATCATTAACCTCGCTAGGGTGATGATGGCGGATTCTGAGTGCCGCCAGTGCCTCCTGTCCCCTGGTTATCCTGTGGCGTTGATGGTGTGGATGGCGTTGATGGCGTCTGTGGTGTGGATGGTGTCTGTGGTGTTGTGTTCTCCTGACTGAATGTTTTATTGGATGTTAAAGTTACATTCTTCACTGTGTCGTTGGAGGATGGGAAGGCGCTCTCATTCACCGTGACTGTCCCCGTGGCCGGAGTTTCTGGCTGAATATTCATGAAGTAAAGACCAAAGCCCGTGCCGAAGAGGAATGCCACCACAAGGACTATGGCCCCTATCAGGGACAGGTTCGGCCTCTTCCTCCTTCTGGTCTCATCTGTCCTGACATACCTTTCAATGAGCTCCTCTTTCTCTTTCCTGTCCTTCTTTATTCTTGACTCCTCCACCCAGTGGTCAAGGGGCTTTTCAGGAGTCTCCTGTCCCTGAAGCCTTCTTATGTTCTCCACTGCCTCCAGGGTTTCAAGTTCACGTGTGTACTGTTCCCTGAGTGATCTGTACTCCTTCTCTGAAATGCTTCCCTCTTCACGTTCCCTTTCAAGTTTCTTGAGCTGTCTCAGGATCATTTTCTTATCCTGACTAATCATCACCATCTCCTGAATTAAATCAGTGATAATAAACGGATCTATATTGTACTCACCAGTATATAAATTTACAGAGTGCCGCGCCACACCCTTAAAATGACCCGCCCATTGCTCTTACTCACGTTTTAATCTCCTTTGAGGGATCAGAATTAATCAATAATCAGTCATTTCAGGGTATGAACCCAGAATCTTGAAGAATGGGGTCCTATCAGATATACTCCTGAGTATGTCCATTACATGCGGGTCCTTCCGGTGTCCCTGGAAATCCACAAAGAATATGTACTTGCCAAGACCCCTCTTTGATGGGCGGGACTCTATCTTGGTGAGGTTGACTCCCGCATCTGCGAAGAAGCCCAGGATCTCATGGAGTCCCCCTGGTTTATCCTCTGATAGTGAGAAGACTATGGAGGTCTTATCCCTTCCTGTTGGTTCATGGTCACCCTCTGAAAGGACTATGAACCTTGTGAAGTTGGGGTCAAAGTCCTGGATGTTCTCTGCAATCACCTCGAGGCCATATATATCCGCAGCCCTTCTCGTTCCTATGGCCGCCCACTCCATCCTCCCCATTATGGTCCTTGCAGCTGCAGCCGTGCTTGGTGTTGAGTGTGTTGAGACCCCAAGTTTCTCCAGAAATCCTCTGCACTGTGCAAGGGACTGGGGATGGGAGTAGACCTCCCGGATCTCATTCATGGCGACACCCCTGTTAACGAGGAGGTTGTGCCTTACACGGAGTATTATCTCCCCCTCTATGCAGAGATCATATTCCCAGGCAAGGAGGTCAAGGGTGACCCCCACCGGGCCCTCTATTGAGTTTTCGATAGGTACAACACCCCTTGAGGCCACTCCAGTTGCCACTGCGTCCAGCACCTCGAGTATTGAGTCGAAGGGGATGAGTTCCTCACCGACCCTCCGGGCTGCCTCCTCTGTGAATGTCCCCTCAGGGCCCAGATAGGCTATGGGAAGAGATGTCAGTAGAGACCCCCCTTAAGGTAGTTGTTTATCCTGTCTGTTGTTGACTGATAGAATCGCCTTATGGTTGCCCTGCCGTCACGGTAATCTGCAAGGGTGGCTGAGACCCCTAGGCGGACAAGGTGACGTATGAATTCCTCTGCCGCCTCCCTGTCCTCAACGTCGATGACCGTGTCCTCATAGGCGGCCTCACCAGCTGATATGCTCTTTATCCTCTCAAGCATGGGGTATATTATTGCCTCCCCGAGGCGGCGTGCCCTTTCACGGGTTTCATCATCTGATTCATCGAGTTCATAGGCCTGGAAGCCCTCCCTTATGACTCTGCTGAAGAAGAAGGGTCTTCCGAAGTCGAAGGGATAGCTGAAGGCGTATGCGAGTTCACGTGCATGGGCCTGTGATGAGGTGTACTTCAGGGGAGGCACCTCCATGCTGGGGTCCTTCATAACCACACCCTCCCTTCCAGCCATTCCCAGGGCTCTTATTATATCCGCGACCTCACTGGCGGCCTCCTCAATGGGGTAGACCCCAAAGAGGCGCACATTAGGAAGTCCATAGGAATCCAGGAGCGCCCTCCTCTCTTCAACAGGGAGGGGTCTGTTCGTGTTCTTCTCCCTCAGATCGAATACCCTGAATCCGAGGGGTCCGACCTCAGGGTAGTCCTGTGAAACATAGGGGTTGTCCCTTCCAATCATCTCTCCACATATAACAAGGTCCGGGTGTTCCCTGAAGAATTCAGAAAGGTCAAGGAGCTCCTGGGCCTTTCGGGTGGTGAATGGGCAGACATGACCCCCCCTTGTGAGTGCAACGGTCTCTCCCGATGATAGGCATGCTATACGGACATTGTAGCCGTTCATCTTTTCCTCTACAGCAACCCTGTCCCTGAAGTGTTCCTGGATGGTGGGTGAGAGTAGCAGTGTCCTCCTTATCTTTGGAAATCCCCTTATGACCTCAGTTTCATCTCCAAGGTAGATCACCGTCCCTGCCTCCAGGTCCCCCAGGGACTTCTTGAAGAGGAGGGCCTGCATACCCGCAGATTCAAGTAGCCTCACGCTCCCCCGGGCAAATGCAACCTTCAACCTGGAGGATGGTACCCCTGTCCTTTCCTGGATCAAATCGAAGGGGATGTCACTGTTCATTGAATTCACTTGAGACGTCTTAAAAAAAGGAGGTTTAGAAGACACCCTCTATCTCAACTATGAGGTCAAGGATGTCTGTCTTCGTTACTATACCCTCAACTTCCTGTTTGATTACAGGGAATCCCCCGTAGCCTGTCTCCAGCATTAGTGATGCCACTTCAGTTACCGGAGTCTCCTCCTCAATGGTCCTCACGTTCTGTTTCATTATATCCTCCACGAGGAGGTTTCTTATCCTTGAGGGTTTGTGCCTGTCCGGGACGAGCTTTCTGAAGTTTATGACGGCCCTTGTCATGTCCCTGGCTGTGAGTATTCCTGCAAGTTCGTCCTCCTCCATGACCAGCAGGCGGCCTATGCCTGCGTCGATCATTATCCTCCTTGCATGGACGACCCTCTCTGCCGGGGACACCGTTATCATCTCTGTGCTCATGACATCGGCTGCAGTGTACTTCTCATAGGCCCTTCCCCTGCAGATGTCAAGGAGGTCTGATTTTGTGACTATACCCATGATTTCACCGTCATGGAGAACCGGAAGGCTTCCGATGTTGTTTTCGAGCATCACGCTTGCTGCGTTTCCGGCGTCCATGTCTGGCTCTGCGGTTATGAGTTCCGGTGTCATGACCGTTGAGACATGGAAGTGGGAGGGTGCCATGTTGCCGTACCTTGAGGATCCGAGCTTGAGTGCTATGTCCTTCTCGGTAACTATACCAACAAGTTCCCTCTCATGGTCGCTGTTGGTGTTTATAACGAGGAGCCTTGAGACGTTCCTTTTATCCATGAGTCTCAGGGCGTCACATATGTTCTGATCCTTATCGATGCAGACAGGATCCTCTGACATGATGTTTTTGATTATCATACTCTCCACCTACTGGATTCCGCTTATTATATCTGTTTTTGTTATTATACCCACCAGTTCATCGTCCTCAACCACTGGAAGGCCGCTTATACCGTTTTCAAGCATCATGGCTGCTGCGCTGGATGCATCCACAGATGGTTCCACCTTTATCACGTCCTCAGTCATTATGTCCCCTGCTGTTAGCATCGCGATGGTACGGACCCTTTTCTTCTCCTCTGAGGTTCTGCTTATGAAGTAGACCCTCTCGACGGGTATGCCCCTCTCAGGGTCCTCGAAGGTTGCGAATGAGAGGTTCTCTGAGGTTATTATCCCCTCAACTGCGCCGTTATCTGTTACGACCACCCTTGAGATGTTGTTCTCCTCCATGACGCCTATTACATGGGACAGTGTGTGGTTGGGTGTCACCGTTTTAACGTCCTCTGTCATGAGGTCCCTCACCTTCCATCTGCCGGCGCATCTGTCCTTGAAGAACCTGAGAAGGTCCTTCTTGGTTACTATGCCTGCAAGTTCCTCTCCATCCATTACAAGGAGGGACCCCACATTCTTCCTGAGCATGAGCTCCGCTGCATCCCGGGGGGTGTCATTAACATTCACGGTTACGGGGTTCTCTGTCATCACCCTCCTTATTGAGATCTTATCTATTGGTCTCCTCCTCCAGTCGGGGCCGTTAACCCGGAGTTTTCTGGTTATATCGGTCTCAGTCACTATGCCGACCGGTTTACCATCTGCATCAACAACCACGACCCTGCTTATCCCGTGTCTCAGCATGAGGTTCCTTGCATAGGCAACCTGCTGTGTCTCATCCATGACGATGACTTCATCTGTCATTATGCTCCCTATATCCACTGTAACCACCTACCCTGCTATTGCCCTCAGTAAGTCGCTTTCAGTTATTATTCCTGTCAGTTCCCCGTAGTCCACCACGGGAAGTCCTCCTATTCCATGTTTCTCCATGAGCTCACATACCCTTCCCAGGGGTGTTGTGGATGTTACCATGCAGACCTGTGTCTCCATGATCTCGTTTACAGGTGTTGAGAGGACCTCCTCGGCACTGTTGGTTTTCATTGCACTGAAGGCCTGGTTCCTTCCAAGGAACTCGAGTATGTCAGTGGATGTCACTATCCCGACAAGTTTTTCCTCCTCAGGGTGTGGAGTTTTTCTCTCCTCGCCAAGAACAGGTATCCTCCTTAGCCTGTTCCTCACCATTATCTTTGAGGCACCCTCTATGGGTGTTCCTGGTGTTGTGCTTATCACATTTGCTGTCATGTGCTCCTCTGTCACCTCGTCATTGAATACTCCTGCCATGAGAAGCACGAAGTCCCTCTCAGATACTATGCCTGCTATCTTCTCGTCATCATCAACGACTGGTAGTGCGCCGACGCTGTTCTCAAGCATCATGCTCACTGCATCTGCAATTGAGTCCCTGGTGGTTATGCTGATGACGTCCCGGGTCATGATGCTTTTAACGGGTTCGTTGACAGCTGCAAGGAAGTTATCATCATATTTTTTATCGATGATCTTGGATTTATCTCCCCCTCCTAAAAAGTCCAGGATATCCATGGCCGTGACTATCCCCTGGAGCTTACCTGTCCCGGGGTTTGTTATTGGAAGCCTCCTGAATTTGTTCTTAACCATTATCTCCGCTGCTTCTTTGATGGTGGCTGTCTGTGGTATGGAAATAACTTCCTTCCTGGCGATGGCCATCACATCGCCTTCATGGTCGAAGTTTCTGCTCTCGAATTCGACGGGACCACGGTCCCTAGACTTTACCAGGTTTATGGTGTCTTTTTTTCTCATTTACACACCTCTCTGGGAGATATACTTACATGAAGTAAGTATCGTTATTACTTAAAATAATTTTATTAATAAAAACTGGGTTCTGGATGATGGATCCTTCTCCTATCATGGGCCACCATTTCACTTGATATAGGCTTTGAGGACGTCCTCCCTGGACACTATGCCCAGAAGATCGGCTTCCTTCACCATGCTGGGGTCACTCTTTATGAACACCGGCTTCTCAACCACCGGGATCCTGCCGATGTCCCTCTCCAGCATCAGAAAAGCAGCTTTTTCAGAAGGCGTATCTGGTGTTATGGCTATGGGTGGTGTCTTCATTATCTTCTCAACCGCCACTGATCTCACATCCCCGGACTCCCTGTGAATCCTGGCATGGCCGTACCTTATGAGGTCCTTCCTTGTTATGATACCTATCAGTTTGCCGTTCTTCATCACCGGAAGCCCTGAAAATCCTGATTCATCCATCTTATCCCATACAGCTGATACAGGGTCGCTGTGCTGGCAGGTGACAGGTTCAGGTGTCATTATCTCCATCACAGGACTCTTAACTGGTTCATAGCCATTTTCAAGGAACCCTGCGATGAAGTCTATGGTACTGACTATCCCGACAAGTTTCATGCTCTCTGTTGACTCAACCACCGGGGCCTGTATTTCACCCGCCCTCACCAGGTCGGCTGCAGCCTTCATTGCCTCCATTTCAGGGGTCAGGATAAGCTTGGGCCTTTCCATTATTCCCCTTGCCTCAAGGTTGGACTTTGTCGCTGTGATGTTAAGCACATCACCCCGGGTTATAATACCTCTCAGTTTTTCCCCGGCGACTACAGGGACGCACCTGAAATCCTCATCCCTTAAAATAGACCTTACTCTTGTGGCGGCGGT harbors:
- a CDS encoding PsbP-related protein, with the translated sequence MKRYMLILFMVLVVSVSGCTSEDAGSENQTKTFTGNNVSFEYPSDWVTANSLANDTVAAVGDPSSVDSSGLAQVSVVIQSKDLKGNLYDMYRANYEALFTNSSYRRVSETNTTIGSYQAIENLYIITDSGIQKKQRAIWIENNGRVYVILCTAPADKFDAESRNFDLIVRTLRFL
- the pheA gene encoding prephenate dehydratase, with product MAYLGPEGTFTEEAARRVGEELIPFDSILEVLDAVATGVASRGVVPIENSIEGPVGVTLDLLAWEYDLCIEGEIILRVRHNLLVNRGVAMNEIREVYSHPQSLAQCRGFLEKLGVSTHSTPSTAAAARTIMGRMEWAAIGTRRAADIYGLEVIAENIQDFDPNFTRFIVLSEGDHEPTGRDKTSIVFSLSEDKPGGLHEILGFFADAGVNLTKIESRPSKRGLGKYIFFVDFQGHRKDPHVMDILRSISDRTPFFKILGSYPEMTDY
- the mthRnl gene encoding ATP-dependent RNA/DNA ligase MthRnl codes for the protein MNSDIPFDLIQERTGVPSSRLKVAFARGSVRLLESAGMQALLFKKSLGDLEAGTVIYLGDETEVIRGFPKIRRTLLLSPTIQEHFRDRVAVEEKMNGYNVRIACLSSGETVALTRGGHVCPFTTRKAQELLDLSEFFREHPDLVICGEMIGRDNPYVSQDYPEVGPLGFRVFDLREKNTNRPLPVEERRALLDSYGLPNVRLFGVYPIEEAASEVADIIRALGMAGREGVVMKDPSMEVPPLKYTSSQAHARELAYAFSYPFDFGRPFFFSRVIREGFQAYELDESDDETRERARRLGEAIIYPMLERIKSISAGEAAYEDTVIDVEDREAAEEFIRHLVRLGVSATLADYRDGRATIRRFYQSTTDRINNYLKGGLY
- a CDS encoding CBS domain-containing protein, which codes for MIIKNIMSEDPVCIDKDQNICDALRLMDKRNVSRLLVINTNSDHERELVGIVTEKDIALKLGSSRYGNMAPSHFHVSTVMTPELITAEPDMDAGNAASVMLENNIGSLPVLHDGEIMGIVTKSDLLDICRGRAYEKYTAADVMSTEMITVSPAERVVHARRIMIDAGIGRLLVMEEDELAGILTARDMTRAVINFRKLVPDRHKPSRIRNLLVEDIMKQNVRTIEEETPVTEVASLMLETGYGGFPVIKQEVEGIVTKTDILDLIVEIEGVF
- a CDS encoding CBS domain-containing protein — protein: MDIGSIMTDEVIVMDETQQVAYARNLMLRHGISRVVVVDADGKPVGIVTETDITRKLRVNGPDWRRRPIDKISIRRVMTENPVTVNVNDTPRDAAELMLRKNVGSLLVMDGEELAGIVTKKDLLRFFKDRCAGRWKVRDLMTEDVKTVTPNHTLSHVIGVMEENNISRVVVTDNGAVEGIITSENLSFATFEDPERGIPVERVYFISRTSEEKKRVRTIAMLTAGDIMTEDVIKVEPSVDASSAAAMMLENGISGLPVVEDDELVGIITKTDIISGIQ
- a CDS encoding CBS domain-containing protein — translated: MRKKDTINLVKSRDRGPVEFESRNFDHEGDVMAIARKEVISIPQTATIKEAAEIMVKNKFRRLPITNPGTGKLQGIVTAMDILDFLGGGDKSKIIDKKYDDNFLAAVNEPVKSIMTRDVISITTRDSIADAVSMMLENSVGALPVVDDDEKIAGIVSERDFVLLMAGVFNDEVTEEHMTANVISTTPGTPIEGASKIMVRNRLRRIPVLGEERKTPHPEEEKLVGIVTSTDILEFLGRNQAFSAMKTNSAEEVLSTPVNEIMETQVCMVTSTTPLGRVCELMEKHGIGGLPVVDYGELTGIITESDLLRAIAG
- a CDS encoding CBS domain-containing protein, with translation MNDLFVRDVMTLNPVSVSLETAATRVRSILRDEDFRCVPVVAGEKLRGIITRGDVLNITATKSNLEARGIMERPKLILTPEMEAMKAAADLVRAGEIQAPVVESTESMKLVGIVSTIDFIAGFLENGYEPVKSPVMEIMTPEPVTCQHSDPVSAVWDKMDESGFSGLPVMKNGKLIGIITRKDLIRYGHARIHRESGDVRSVAVEKIMKTPPIAITPDTPSEKAAFLMLERDIGRIPVVEKPVFIKSDPSMVKEADLLGIVSREDVLKAYIK